A window of the Fuscovulum sp. genome harbors these coding sequences:
- a CDS encoding neutral zinc metallopeptidase has protein sequence MEWRGRRGSRNIEDRRTAGGGGGGGRGAGIGGAGVIVVLLLGWFLGVDVTPLLQGQPGAGSDAPTELTAEDQAIGEFVSVTLADTEEVWAALFREQLGRDYRPATLVLFKGYTQSGCGGASEATGPFYCPSDRKVYLDTGFFTVLDERMGAGGDFAAAYVVAHEIGHHVQNELGVLEQTTRLRQQASQVEGNEISVRVELMADCLAGVWAHEADARFGSIERGDVEEAMNAAAQIGDDALQREAGRRPVPDSFTHGTSDQRMRWFETGLTTGEIESCDTFAAARL, from the coding sequence ATGGAATGGCGCGGACGCCGGGGCAGCCGGAACATCGAGGATCGTCGGACAGCGGGCGGCGGCGGTGGCGGCGGACGCGGGGCCGGAATCGGTGGCGCGGGTGTGATCGTCGTGCTGCTCTTGGGTTGGTTCCTGGGGGTTGACGTCACGCCGCTGTTGCAGGGGCAACCGGGGGCAGGCAGCGACGCGCCAACCGAATTGACCGCCGAGGATCAGGCGATCGGCGAGTTTGTATCGGTCACGCTGGCCGATACCGAAGAGGTCTGGGCCGCGCTGTTCCGCGAACAATTGGGGCGGGACTATCGCCCTGCCACGCTGGTGCTGTTCAAGGGCTATACCCAATCCGGCTGCGGCGGCGCGTCCGAGGCGACCGGGCCCTTCTACTGCCCCAGCGACCGCAAGGTCTATCTGGACACCGGGTTTTTCACCGTGCTGGATGAACGCATGGGGGCAGGGGGCGACTTTGCCGCCGCCTATGTGGTGGCGCATGAAATTGGCCACCATGTGCAGAATGAATTGGGTGTTCTGGAACAGACCACCCGCCTGCGCCAGCAGGCCAGTCAGGTGGAAGGCAACGAAATCTCGGTCCGGGTTGAGCTGATGGCCGATTGTCTGGCGGGCGTCTGGGCGCATGAGGCGGATGCGCGTTTCGGATCCATTGAACGCGGGGATGTTGAAGAAGCGATGAACGCCGCCGCGCAGATCGGCGATGATGCCCTGCAACGGGAAGCCGGGCGCAGGCCTGTGCCCGACAGCTTTACCCACGGCACCAGTGACCAGCGGATGCGCTGGTTCGAGACGGGCCTGACCACGGGCGAGATCGAGTCCTGCGATACCTTCGCGGCCGCGCGCCTGTAA
- the erpA gene encoding iron-sulfur cluster insertion protein ErpA gives MDLTLPPKVTDRAFTRLREICEATGEAKALRVSVEGGGCSGFQYDIKLDDPATDDLILEQNGAKVLVDAVSLPFLANAVIDYTEELIGARFVIENPNASSSCGCGTSFSM, from the coding sequence ATGGACCTGACCCTTCCCCCGAAAGTGACCGACCGCGCCTTCACCCGCCTGCGCGAGATTTGCGAAGCCACGGGCGAGGCAAAGGCGCTGCGCGTCTCGGTCGAAGGCGGCGGCTGTTCCGGTTTTCAATATGACATCAAGCTTGATGATCCCGCCACCGATGACCTGATCCTTGAACAAAACGGGGCGAAGGTTCTGGTTGATGCCGTGTCGCTGCCCTTTCTGGCGAACGCGGTGATCGACTACACCGAAGAACTGATCGGCGCGCGTTTTGTGATTGAAAATCCCAACGCTTCATCCTCTTGTGGCTGTGGAACCTCCTTTTCGATGTAA
- a CDS encoding branched-chain amino acid ABC transporter permease codes for MTRNLALFGTVAALFIMTGVFQSWNLSLSILGISLLSAIMALGVNIQWGYAGLFNTGIMGFTALGGLAVVLVSARPVAEGWAAGGTGILGGLFLGAASIAAAIFAWNRMRPGRLRMLVTLAICVAGFFLFRMVFDPAVEAVEAFNPATAGNIGGLGLPALVSWPVGGLLAAAAAWAIGKISLGLRSDYLAIATLGIAEIIIAVMKNEDWLARGVKNIIDLPRPWPVPYEVDLQQSTAFIDWATRWGFDPMTASSIVVKLLYIALFSAVLLAIIWLSERALNSPWGRMMRAIRDNEVSSAAMGKDVKRRHLQVFVLGSAVVGIAGAMYTSMAGQLLPGEYNPLRFTFLIWVMVIVGGSGNNWGAVLGGLLIGWLWLIVESLGPLVMGGIVSGLSEGPLKTHLVDSAQHMRLLTLGVILLLVLRFSPRGLIPEK; via the coding sequence ATGACCCGCAACCTTGCGCTTTTCGGAACGGTCGCTGCTCTGTTCATCATGACGGGGGTGTTCCAAAGCTGGAACCTGTCCCTGTCGATCCTTGGTATCTCACTTCTGTCGGCCATCATGGCGCTGGGGGTGAATATCCAGTGGGGTTATGCGGGGCTGTTCAACACCGGGATCATGGGCTTTACCGCGCTGGGGGGGCTGGCTGTCGTGCTGGTTTCCGCCCGGCCCGTGGCCGAAGGCTGGGCCGCTGGCGGCACCGGTATTCTGGGGGGCCTGTTCCTTGGGGCTGCGTCCATCGCCGCCGCCATCTTTGCCTGGAACCGGATGCGTCCGGGCCGCCTGCGGATGCTGGTGACGCTGGCCATCTGTGTGGCCGGTTTCTTCCTGTTCCGCATGGTCTTCGACCCGGCAGTTGAGGCGGTAGAGGCGTTCAATCCCGCCACCGCGGGCAATATCGGCGGTCTGGGCCTGCCTGCGCTGGTGTCCTGGCCTGTGGGCGGCCTGCTGGCCGCCGCCGCCGCCTGGGCCATCGGGAAAATCTCGCTGGGCCTGCGGTCGGATTATCTGGCCATCGCCACGCTGGGGATCGCCGAAATCATCATCGCCGTGATGAAGAACGAAGACTGGCTGGCGCGTGGCGTAAAGAACATCATCGACCTGCCCCGCCCCTGGCCGGTTCCCTATGAGGTGGACCTTCAGCAATCGACGGCCTTCATCGACTGGGCCACGCGCTGGGGGTTCGATCCGATGACGGCCTCCTCTATCGTGGTGAAGCTCTTGTACATCGCGCTGTTCTCGGCGGTGCTGCTGGCGATCATCTGGCTGTCCGAACGCGCACTCAACAGCCCTTGGGGCCGCATGATGCGCGCCATCCGCGACAATGAGGTGTCCTCGGCCGCCATGGGCAAGGATGTGAAGCGCCGGCATTTACAGGTCTTCGTGCTCGGCTCGGCTGTCGTGGGGATCGCGGGGGCGATGTATACCTCGATGGCGGGCCAGTTGCTGCCGGGCGAATACAACCCGCTGCGCTTCACCTTCCTGATCTGGGTGATGGTGATCGTGGGCGGGTCGGGCAACAACTGGGGCGCGGTTCTGGGCGGGCTGTTGATCGGCTGGCTTTGGCTGATCGTGGAAAGCCTTGGCCCGCTGGTCATGGGCGGTATCGTGTCGGGCCTGTCGGAAGGGCCGCTGAAGACCCATCTTGTCGACAGCGCCCAGCATATGCGCCTGCTCACGCTGGGGGTGATCCTGCTTCTGGTGCTGCGGTTCAGCCCGCGCGGCCTGATCCCCGAAAAGTGA
- a CDS encoding disulfide bond formation protein B, producing the protein MTTDRRRFAILLAAGGSAAVLAAAFAFQYLGGLAPCQLCIWQRWPHAAAVVIGGLALILARGTIGRILPLLGSLAALTSAGIGVFHVGVEQKWWQGLASCTAGSISGISTDDLLNPDVAVGAVVRCDAIAWQMFGISMAGWNVILSALLAMIWIAAYRRSV; encoded by the coding sequence ATGACGACCGACCGCCGCCGCTTTGCCATTCTTCTTGCGGCGGGCGGGTCTGCCGCCGTTCTGGCCGCGGCCTTTGCCTTTCAATATCTGGGGGGGCTTGCGCCTTGCCAGTTGTGTATCTGGCAACGGTGGCCGCATGCCGCGGCGGTGGTCATCGGCGGGCTTGCGCTGATCCTTGCGCGCGGCACGATCGGGCGCATCCTGCCACTTCTGGGGTCGCTGGCGGCGCTGACCAGCGCCGGGATCGGGGTCTTTCATGTGGGGGTGGAACAGAAATGGTGGCAAGGGTTGGCCTCCTGCACCGCAGGGTCGATCAGCGGCATCTCCACCGACGATCTGCTCAACCCTGATGTCGCCGTGGGCGCGGTCGTGCGCTGCGATGCCATCGCCTGGCAGATGTTCGGAATTTCGATGGCCGGGTGGAACGTGATCCTGTCGGCGTTGCTGGCGATGATCTGGATCGCCGCCTATCGCCGTTCGGTCTGA
- the xth gene encoding exodeoxyribonuclease III: protein MKLATFNINGIKARIDALPAWLREAKPDVVCLQEIKSVDDAFPREVFEDMGYRVETHGQKSFNGVALLSRLPLEDVTRGLPGDETDEQARWIEATVIGEARAVRVCGLYLPNGNPAPGPKYDYKLGWMARMEARVRALLETEDPLAFCGDYNVIPQSEDAAKPAAWVEDALFLPETRAAFRRIVNLGLTDAFRARDARPGQYSFWDYQAGAWERNNGIRIDHLLLSPQCADLLLDCGIDKGVRGGEKPSDHVPVWVQLDA, encoded by the coding sequence ATGAAACTCGCCACCTTCAACATCAACGGCATCAAGGCCCGCATCGACGCCCTGCCCGCTTGGCTGCGCGAGGCAAAGCCCGATGTCGTCTGCCTTCAAGAAATCAAGTCGGTGGACGACGCCTTTCCGCGCGAAGTGTTTGAAGACATGGGATACCGCGTCGAAACCCATGGGCAGAAATCCTTCAACGGCGTCGCCCTCCTGTCGCGCCTGCCGCTGGAGGATGTGACACGCGGCCTGCCGGGGGACGAGACTGACGAACAGGCCCGCTGGATTGAGGCGACGGTGATCGGCGAGGCGCGCGCTGTGCGCGTCTGCGGGCTTTACCTGCCCAATGGTAACCCCGCGCCGGGGCCGAAATACGATTATAAACTCGGCTGGATGGCCCGGATGGAGGCGCGGGTGCGCGCCCTTCTGGAAACCGAAGACCCCCTCGCTTTTTGCGGCGATTACAACGTGATCCCCCAGTCCGAGGATGCCGCAAAACCCGCCGCATGGGTTGAGGATGCGCTGTTCCTGCCCGAAACCCGCGCCGCCTTTCGCCGGATCGTGAACCTTGGCCTGACCGATGCCTTCCGCGCCCGCGATGCGCGTCCGGGGCAGTATTCGTTCTGGGACTATCAGGCTGGCGCGTGGGAACGGAACAACGGTATCCGCATCGACCACCTGCTTTTGTCCCCGCAATGCGCCGACCTGCTGCTGGATTGTGGCATCGACAAAGGCGTCCGGGGCGGCGAAAAACCCTCGGACCATGTGCCGGTCTGGGTGCAGCTCGACGCCTGA
- a CDS encoding ATP-binding protein — translation MTTSVDIRLLVVIACTLLVMSLCLAAYLNRTWTERFHRAVNLYGASLGSLTLSAVGVFLSQTAPFVVSTTLLISGAHFGIVLGYLSVHEALRPHRGLRTVLGLAAAICLTQVVLAVVFHDAALLIATSSVVNGLVGFLAATHLWKLASVTAPRLRLLIAAPFYLVGCAYVVRLALLAATDPTKLFVMASSVVAFTLGLMSLYLGFSLIILREAALSVDLRRAREQAEEAMRQRTRFFSQINHELRTPLNGILGLTRMLSAHVQGDTGARTLKDLQSSAALLKTVVDDVLDFAKLESDAVRLESIAFDIEEVIGGMVTQYETLAAEKGVTLRFEPSPDPLGWRMGDPMRLTQILHNILANAVKFTTAGQITVSVRRAEGDTVALSIADTGIGMDDDQLGSLFEPFRQASASTARRFGGTGLGMSIVRMLVDAMEGKITVQSRPGQGTRVDLILPLALTAAPLADAGPESAAMAPTMAHGPLRILCVDDDEINRLVLQALLAELSIDAAMAASGAEAVAMARDGLFDVYLIDINMPEMGGVETLAALRGIDALRNGPAPFAVAVTANVMQDDVQSYLRAGFDAHLPKPIVFDDLSNMLHRAQTRAGG, via the coding sequence ATGACGACATCCGTGGATATCCGGCTCCTTGTGGTCATCGCCTGTACCTTGCTGGTCATGTCGCTATGCCTTGCCGCCTATCTGAACCGCACCTGGACGGAGCGCTTTCACCGGGCCGTCAACCTCTATGGGGCCAGCCTTGGCAGCCTGACCCTTTCCGCCGTAGGCGTCTTCCTGTCGCAAACCGCCCCCTTCGTGGTAAGCACGACACTGCTGATCTCTGGCGCGCATTTCGGCATCGTGCTTGGCTATCTGTCGGTGCATGAGGCGCTGCGGCCGCATCGCGGGCTGCGAACCGTGCTTGGACTGGCGGCCGCCATTTGCCTCACGCAGGTGGTGTTGGCGGTGGTCTTTCACGATGCCGCCCTGCTGATCGCCACATCCTCGGTCGTGAACGGGCTGGTGGGCTTTCTGGCCGCAACCCACCTGTGGAAATTGGCCAGCGTTACCGCGCCCCGGCTGCGGCTGCTGATTGCGGCCCCATTCTATCTTGTCGGTTGTGCCTATGTTGTGCGGCTGGCGCTTCTGGCGGCAACGGACCCCACGAAACTCTTTGTCATGGCCTCATCTGTTGTCGCCTTTACCCTTGGCCTCATGTCGCTCTATCTGGGCTTTTCCCTGATCATCCTGCGCGAGGCTGCGCTTTCTGTTGACCTGCGGCGCGCCCGCGAACAGGCAGAAGAGGCAATGCGCCAGCGCACGCGGTTCTTTTCCCAGATCAACCACGAACTTCGCACGCCGCTGAACGGCATCCTTGGCCTGACGCGGATGCTTTCGGCCCATGTGCAGGGCGATACGGGCGCAAGAACGTTGAAGGATCTGCAATCCTCGGCGGCCCTGCTGAAGACCGTCGTTGATGATGTGCTGGATTTCGCCAAGCTGGAATCGGATGCAGTCCGGCTTGAATCCATCGCCTTCGACATCGAAGAGGTGATTGGCGGGATGGTCACACAGTATGAGACATTGGCCGCCGAAAAGGGCGTGACCCTGCGCTTTGAACCGTCTCCCGATCCGCTGGGCTGGCGGATGGGCGATCCGATGCGCCTGACCCAGATCCTGCACAACATCCTTGCCAATGCGGTAAAGTTCACCACCGCCGGGCAGATCACCGTCTCGGTCCGGCGGGCAGAGGGGGATACCGTCGCACTCTCCATCGCCGATACCGGGATCGGGATGGATGACGATCAGCTTGGTTCGTTGTTCGAGCCGTTTCGGCAGGCCTCGGCCAGCACGGCGCGGCGCTTTGGCGGTACAGGTCTGGGGATGAGCATTGTCCGGATGCTGGTGGATGCGATGGAAGGCAAGATCACCGTTCAAAGCCGCCCGGGCCAAGGGACACGCGTCGATCTGATCCTGCCCCTCGCCTTGACCGCGGCGCCACTGGCCGATGCCGGGCCGGAGAGTGCCGCCATGGCCCCGACGATGGCGCATGGACCGCTGCGCATCCTTTGCGTCGATGATGACGAGATCAACCGTCTGGTCCTTCAGGCCCTACTGGCGGAATTGTCCATCGACGCCGCCATGGCCGCCAGCGGGGCGGAAGCGGTTGCGATGGCGCGCGATGGGCTGTTCGATGTTTATCTTATTGATATCAACATGCCCGAAATGGGCGGTGTCGAAACCCTTGCCGCCCTGCGCGGGATTGATGCCTTGCGCAACGGGCCCGCCCCCTTCGCCGTAGCTGTGACGGCCAATGTGATGCAGGACGATGTCCAGTCCTATCTGCGGGCCGGGTTCGACGCGCATCTGCCCAAACCCATCGTGTTCGATGATCTGTCCAACATGCTGCATCGGGCGCAAACCCGCGCAGGCGGCTAA
- a CDS encoding FAD-dependent oxidoreductase, producing the protein MKTHTRVLVIGGGVVGCSVLYHLTKLGWSDVMLVERSELTSGSTWHAAGGFHTLNGDTNMAALQGYTIRLYKELEAITGMSCGLHHVGGITLADNAARFEQLKAERAKHRYMGLDTEILGPEEIHKLTDGMVNLEGIIGALYDPLDGHLDPSGTTHAYAKAARMGGAEIVLHNRVLETNPRPDGSWEVVTEKGTIIAEHLVNAGGLWAREIGAMAGVYLPLLPMAHQYLVTDDIPEIMDILKSGREFPHVMDPGGESYLRQEGRGLCIGFYEKPCEPWSVDGTPWDFGHELLNEQFDKIEDSVNFAYRRFPVLERSGVKRVIHGPFTFAPDGNPLIGPVPGLRNYWSACAVMAGFSQGGGMGLALAQWMIEGEVERDPRGFDVARFGGWTSPGYTVPKVIENYQMRFSVSYPNEERPAARPFRTTPMYEVFDGMNAVWGQQYGLEVVNYHALPGEPRYEEPSFKRSNAWEATRQEVLAVREGVGINEVQNFGKYRVTGPNAREWLDRIMAGTIPKPGRLSLTPMLAHSGKIFGDFTVSCLSEQEFQLTASYGAQGWHSRWFDQNMMDGVRVENISDARSGFQIAGPKARELLSRVTRADVSAEAFKFMDVKRMTVGMANCIVQRVSYTADLGYEIFTDHMSVRHLWDVLNAAGTDLGLRPFGMRAMMSLRLDKWFGSWGREFSPDYTPMETGLDRFIRWNKDADWIGKAAATAEKAAGPKRRLVNFIVDANDADVVAWEPIWLDGAVVGYCTSGGYSHWTGKSVAMGFLPADRVQDGLVCEIEILGERRKATVQLAPLWDGDGARMRG; encoded by the coding sequence ATGAAAACCCATACCCGAGTGCTCGTGATCGGCGGCGGTGTCGTCGGCTGCTCGGTTCTATACCACCTCACCAAGCTGGGCTGGTCCGATGTGATGCTGGTGGAACGCTCCGAGCTGACCTCCGGCTCCACCTGGCACGCGGCGGGGGGGTTCCATACCCTGAACGGCGACACGAACATGGCGGCGCTTCAGGGCTATACGATCCGCCTTTACAAGGAGCTTGAGGCGATCACCGGCATGTCCTGCGGGCTGCACCATGTGGGCGGCATCACGCTGGCCGACAACGCCGCGCGGTTTGAACAGCTCAAGGCCGAACGCGCCAAGCACCGCTATATGGGGCTGGATACGGAAATTCTGGGCCCGGAAGAAATTCACAAGCTGACCGACGGGATGGTCAATCTCGAAGGCATCATCGGCGCGCTTTACGATCCGCTGGACGGTCACCTCGATCCGTCGGGCACCACCCACGCCTATGCCAAGGCCGCGCGCATGGGCGGGGCAGAGATTGTGCTGCACAACCGCGTGCTGGAAACCAACCCGCGCCCGGACGGATCGTGGGAAGTGGTGACCGAAAAGGGCACCATCATCGCCGAGCATCTGGTGAACGCGGGCGGCCTCTGGGCGCGCGAGATTGGCGCCATGGCGGGGGTCTACCTGCCGCTTCTGCCGATGGCGCACCAGTATCTGGTCACAGACGACATCCCCGAAATCATGGACATCCTGAAATCGGGCCGCGAATTCCCGCATGTCATGGATCCGGGCGGCGAAAGCTATCTGCGGCAGGAAGGGCGCGGTCTGTGCATCGGCTTCTACGAAAAGCCGTGCGAGCCGTGGTCGGTGGATGGCACGCCGTGGGACTTCGGCCATGAGCTTCTGAACGAACAATTCGACAAGATCGAGGATTCCGTCAACTTTGCCTATCGCCGCTTCCCCGTGCTGGAACGGTCGGGGGTGAAGCGCGTGATCCACGGCCCCTTCACCTTCGCCCCCGATGGCAACCCGCTGATCGGCCCCGTGCCGGGCCTGCGCAACTATTGGTCGGCCTGCGCCGTCATGGCAGGCTTCTCGCAGGGCGGCGGCATGGGCCTTGCGCTGGCGCAGTGGATGATCGAGGGCGAGGTCGAACGCGATCCGCGCGGCTTTGACGTGGCCCGTTTCGGCGGCTGGACCAGCCCGGGCTATACCGTTCCGAAGGTGATCGAAAACTACCAGATGCGCTTTTCGGTCAGCTACCCGAACGAGGAACGCCCCGCCGCCCGCCCCTTCCGCACCACCCCGATGTATGAGGTCTTTGACGGCATGAACGCTGTCTGGGGCCAGCAATACGGGCTGGAGGTGGTGAACTACCACGCCCTGCCGGGCGAGCCGCGCTATGAAGAGCCGTCCTTCAAACGCTCCAACGCCTGGGAGGCGACGCGTCAGGAAGTGCTGGCCGTGCGCGAAGGCGTGGGCATCAATGAGGTGCAGAACTTCGGCAAATACCGCGTCACCGGCCCGAACGCCCGCGAATGGCTCGACCGGATCATGGCCGGGACCATCCCGAAACCGGGGCGGTTGTCGCTTACCCCGATGCTGGCCCATTCCGGCAAGATTTTCGGCGATTTCACCGTCTCCTGCCTGTCGGAACAGGAATTCCAGCTGACCGCCAGCTATGGCGCGCAGGGTTGGCATTCCCGCTGGTTCGACCAGAACATGATGGATGGCGTGCGGGTCGAAAACATCTCCGACGCCCGCTCGGGTTTCCAGATTGCCGGCCCCAAGGCGCGCGAACTCCTTTCCCGCGTCACCCGCGCCGATGTGTCGGCCGAGGCGTTCAAGTTCATGGATGTCAAACGCATGACCGTGGGCATGGCCAATTGCATCGTCCAGCGCGTCAGCTACACCGCCGATCTGGGATATGAGATCTTCACCGATCACATGTCCGTCCGCCACCTGTGGGACGTGCTCAACGCCGCCGGCACCGATCTGGGCCTGCGCCCCTTCGGGATGCGCGCGATGATGAGCCTGCGGCTCGACAAATGGTTCGGCAGCTGGGGCCGGGAATTCAGCCCCGATTACACACCCATGGAAACCGGGCTGGACCGCTTCATCCGCTGGAACAAGGATGCAGACTGGATCGGCAAGGCCGCCGCCACCGCAGAAAAGGCCGCCGGACCGAAGCGCCGCCTTGTCAACTTCATCGTCGATGCAAACGACGCTGATGTCGTGGCATGGGAGCCGATCTGGCTGGACGGTGCCGTGGTGGGCTATTGCACCAGCGGCGGCTACAGCCATTGGACAGGCAAATCGGTCGCCATGGGCTTCCTGCCCGCCGACCGCGTGCAGGACGGGCTGGTCTGTGAGATCGAGATCCTCGGTGAACGCCGCAAGGCCACGGTCCAGCTCGCCCCGCTCTGGGATGGCGACGGCGCCCGGATGCGGGGGTAA
- a CDS encoding nucleotidyltransferase family protein — MNAHILILAAGSSSRMRGGDKMLEQVDGQPQLARILQAALQTGLPVTVALPPDRPDRAAVIAGLPARQTTVPDPAQGMAASLTAGLASLPATAGVMLLLADLPEITAADLITLRDAWAQEPEAILRGAAADGTPGHPVCFPPDLRDDLMTLKGDEGARAVLVRHRARLRLIPLPDRHATTDLDTPEDWAAWRAARQALPSE, encoded by the coding sequence ATGAACGCACATATCCTGATCCTCGCCGCCGGGTCCTCTTCTCGCATGCGGGGGGGTGACAAGATGCTGGAACAGGTCGATGGCCAGCCCCAGCTTGCGCGCATCCTTCAGGCGGCGCTTCAGACCGGCCTGCCGGTCACTGTCGCCCTGCCGCCGGACCGCCCGGATCGGGCGGCGGTGATCGCGGGCCTTCCCGCCAGACAGACCACCGTGCCAGACCCCGCGCAGGGCATGGCTGCCAGCCTGACTGCCGGGCTCGCCAGCCTGCCCGCGACAGCCGGGGTCATGCTGCTGCTCGCCGACCTGCCAGAGATCACCGCCGCCGACTTGATCACCCTGCGCGATGCCTGGGCGCAGGAACCCGAGGCGATTCTGCGCGGGGCGGCGGCGGATGGCACGCCGGGCCATCCAGTCTGCTTTCCCCCCGATTTACGCGATGACCTGATGACGCTGAAGGGCGACGAAGGGGCGCGGGCGGTCCTTGTGCGCCACCGCGCCCGGCTGCGGCTGATCCCCCTGCCCGACCGCCATGCCACGACCGACCTCGACACGCCCGAAGATTGGGCTGCCTGGCGTGCGGCACGGCAGGCGCTGCCGTCAGAATAA
- a CDS encoding deoxyguanosinetriphosphate triphosphohydrolase: MTLAPYACQPDQSRGRLHPERMSSFRSPFQRDRDRIIHSSAFRRLKHKTQVFVEHEGDYYRTRLTHSIEVAQVARTISGVLGLNTDLAEAIALAHDLGHTPFGHTGEDALGLLMEPYGGFDHNAQALRIVTRLERHYADFDGLNLTWESLEGIAKHNGPVIGPNADKKHEGPLPYALAEVNAAWDLELHTHASAEAQVAAIADDVAYSHHDLHDGLRSGLFTEADLMDLPVTGPAFEEVDRLYPGLEKMRRRHEALRRVFGRMVEDVIAVAQNRLTAAQPKSVDDIRHLGTTVIRFSKPLYQELKAIRSFLFHRMYRAPSVMVERARVTRMVNDLFPLFLSQPDLLPAEWRSDIEAAQDEVTLARIVADYVAGMTDRFAIQEHARLIGDGA; encoded by the coding sequence GTGACCCTTGCCCCCTATGCCTGCCAGCCCGATCAATCGCGCGGGCGGCTTCATCCGGAACGCATGTCTTCCTTTCGGTCGCCGTTTCAGCGCGACCGGGACAGGATCATCCATTCCAGCGCGTTTCGGCGGTTGAAACACAAGACGCAGGTCTTTGTGGAACATGAGGGCGATTATTATCGCACCCGCCTGACCCATTCGATCGAGGTGGCGCAGGTGGCGCGCACCATATCCGGCGTGCTGGGCCTGAACACCGATCTGGCCGAGGCCATAGCTTTGGCGCATGACCTTGGCCATACCCCATTCGGCCACACGGGCGAGGACGCGCTGGGGCTGTTGATGGAACCCTATGGCGGGTTCGATCACAACGCGCAGGCGCTGCGCATCGTGACACGGCTGGAACGGCATTACGCCGATTTCGATGGGCTGAACCTGACATGGGAATCGCTGGAGGGCATCGCTAAACACAACGGCCCGGTGATCGGCCCGAATGCGGACAAAAAGCATGAGGGGCCGCTGCCCTATGCGCTGGCCGAGGTGAATGCCGCCTGGGATCTGGAACTGCACACCCATGCCAGCGCCGAGGCGCAGGTGGCGGCGATTGCCGATGATGTGGCCTATAGCCACCATGACCTGCATGACGGGCTGCGGTCGGGGCTGTTCACCGAGGCTGATCTGATGGACCTGCCGGTCACGGGGCCCGCATTCGAGGAGGTGGACCGCCTTTATCCGGGCCTCGAGAAGATGCGCCGCCGGCATGAGGCGTTGCGGCGGGTCTTCGGGCGGATGGTAGAGGATGTGATCGCCGTGGCGCAGAACCGCCTGACGGCGGCGCAGCCGAAATCGGTGGATGATATCCGCCATCTGGGCACCACCGTGATCCGCTTTTCCAAGCCGCTGTATCAGGAGCTGAAGGCGATCCGGTCCTTCCTGTTCCACCGCATGTATCGCGCGCCTTCGGTGATGGTGGAACGGGCGCGGGTGACGCGGATGGTGAATGACCTGTTCCCGTTGTTCCTGTCGCAGCCTGACCTGTTGCCTGCCGAATGGCGGTCTGACATCGAGGCGGCGCAGGATGAGGTAACGCTGGCGCGCATCGTGGCCGATTACGTGGCCGGGATGACCGACCGTTTCGCCATTCAGGAACATGCCCGCCTGATCGGGGATGGCGCATGA